One Pithys albifrons albifrons isolate INPA30051 chromosome 17, PitAlb_v1, whole genome shotgun sequence genomic window carries:
- the ASPHD2 gene encoding aspartate beta-hydroxylase domain-containing protein 2 produces the protein MVWVPLRPTRTDRWAPLHVPTPCGTTMSLEWLMGWSCSLDGLRDFIATGIQSFRDCDATALAAVACLMVLFVWYCYHVGREQPRAYATVNALMQSAEANGVQNGYVYCHSPECVRCTHHDGLNQKLYHNLQEYAKRYSWSGMGRIHKGIREQGRYLNSRPSIQKPEVFFLPDLPTMPYFSRDAQKHDVELLERNFQTILCEFETLYKAFSNCSLPQGWKMNSTPSGEWFTFYLVNQGMCVPRNCRRCPRTYRLLGSLRTCIGNNVFGNACISVLSPGTVITEHYGPTNIRIRCHLGLKTPSNCELVVGGEPQCWAEGRCLLFDDSFLHTAFHEGAPEDGPRVVFMVDLWHPNVAAAERQALDFIFAPGR, from the exons atgGTGTGGGTGCCCCTGAGACCCACGAGGACTGACCGCTGGGCCCCATTGCACGTGCCCACCCCCTGTGGCACCACCATGTCTCTGGAGTGGCTgatgggctggagctgctccctggatGGACTCCGGGATTTCATTGCCACTGGCATCCAGTCCTTCCGGGACTGCGATGCCACCGCCCTGGCCGCCGTTGCCTGCCTCATGGTCCTCTTTGTGTGGTACTGCTACCACGTGGGGCGGGAGCAGCCCCGCGCCTACGCCACCGTCAACGCACTGATGCAGAGTGCGGAGGCCAACGGGGTGCAGAACGGGTACGTGTACTGCCACTCGCCCGAGTGCGTGCGCTGCACCCACCATGACGGGCTCAACCAGAAACTCTACCACAACCTGCAGGAGTATGCCAAGCGCTACTCCTGGTCCGGCATGGGCAGGATTCACAAGGGCATCCGCGAGCAGGGCCGCTACCTCAACAGCCGGCCCTCCATCCAGAAGCCAGAAGTCTTCTTCCTGCCTGACTTGCCAACCATGCCATACTTCTCCCGGGACGCTCAAAAGCACGACGTGGAGTTGCTGGAGCGCAACTTCCAGACCATCCTCTGTGAGTTTGAGACCCTGTACAAAGCGTTCTCAAACTGCAGCCTTCCGCAAGGATGGAAAATGAACAGCACACCCAGCGGGGAGTGGTTCACGTTCTACCTGGTGAACCAGGGCATGTGCGTGCCCAGGAACTGCCGGAGATGCCCACGGACGTACCGCTTGCTCGGGAGCCTCCGCACCTGCATTGGCAACAATGTCTTTGGGAACGCATGCATTTCTGTGCTGAGCCCGGGCACTGTCATCACAGAGCACTACGGACCCACCAACATCCGCATCCGCTGCCACCTCG GTCTGAAGACGCCCAGCAACTGTGAGCTGGTGGTGGGGGGCgagccccagtgctgggctgagggCCGGTGCCTGCTCTTTGATGACTCCTTCCTGCACACAGCATTCCACGAAG GTGCCCCAGAGGATGGTCCCCGCGTGGTCTTCATGGTGGACCTGTGGCACCCCAACGTGGCGGCTGCTGAGCGCCAAGCCCTTGACTTCATCTTTGCGCCGGGACGGTGA